GAAGCAGCGATCTCGCTTACCAATTATGTTGCCCGCCCTCTTTAAACTCGGGATCAAGAGCACGCTTCCTCGCCTCGCCAACCCTCGTCACGCGCAACGACGTGAAGGAGAACACCAGTTGCAGCCCAGCGAACCTGCACGTCCAAAACTCGATATGTCGTCACAATTTTAGGGGCGAGCCCTTCCATCAGAAAGGGAGAATTGAAAAGAGGCTGAAGAAGACCTGCTGCCTATCCCTTGCAGTCAAAGAAGAACTGTTGAAATGCACATTAGTGTCAATGAACCAGAGACCTTTGGTTTTAAATAGCTACAAGAATTCATGTACAATAGTGTTAAATTACTTAAACTGAATTACAGTACAATTCACATGATCCCAAAGCATGAGTTGTGACAAATAGGTCTTATTGCCACATTATCTTTCCATCAAACTGAATGATATGACAACACCAAACACTACTTACCTATAAGCCCTCCCGATGCACTCAGTGCACTGCCCTCCCTTTGCGGGCATTTGAATAAATACCCTATATGCCTCATGAAGAAAAGAACCAGCTAGCACGATGTGACGGAGGCACACGATATATATATATCTGGGCGGCTCATCGTGATAGCATACTCCTTGGCCTATTTCTCATTTTTATATATCAAAGATACTTCCTGCTATACCAAACAAGCAAACAGTGGCTGGGAAAGTGTGCGTGTAAatcaaagaaaagaaagaaactgATATCTATTGAGGGCTATAAAAGAGCATCGGTTCTCTACTTCTCATACACTACACCCTATTTCTGATATCTATCAAGGGCAACAACACATGGTAGCAAGATGAAATGGATCCTAGTACACAGCTAAAATTGAAATGTTTCATGGGTTGGGTTGGGCCGGGCCTCCTTTCCCCAGTTCAATTAAGTTACAGAAAAATAATCAAATTCTGAATCATTCTACAGAAGAAGAAAAAATCTGGTCGGTGGCGGTACATTAACAAAGCAGAGGGGTTCCACCACACGACTCGCAGAAAGAAATGATCAGTGTACATAAATCCACCTAATCCGGAAAACGAATTCGACGCAGTAATAAATACAGAACTCGTCGCTGGAGCAGACAACAAAAACCGTTGTCGGCAGTTTCTCATTTCCTCCTTGATCTGCCCGAGCTCAAGCAGCTGGTGTTTGGATCCTCGACAGCTTCACCGTAGCCGCCTTCCTCTTCTTCCCAGTCCGGGAAGAAGGTGCCATAAGGTCACTGTACAAACGGAAAGCGAAATGCTGTCAGGTCTGCATGCCATCGATAGAACGTAATGTTAGCCGCCGTTTGGATTCAGCATTTCAGCAAGGAGTCCTGCGAACCTTGCTGTTTTGGCTCTTCGTGTTGATGATGCAACCCTAGAAACCCTCTCCGGTTTCACAGCTCTGCATTGGATGCTGTTGACGGCCGGCCTGGAGCTGGACTCATCGAGCTGCTGAGCCGTTACAATCTGGGTGCTTCGTTTCTTCTGAACATATATGGTATAAGCACAGATCAGCATGAGAACTCCTACTTTGTTTGAATTCGAGTTGGAAATATTCGGCAGCATCAATGAACGGCTGTTGAAACTTGAAAATGCTGGGCAGAGGAAGCTGATGAGCTTACCGTCACTCCTCTGTTTGCATCCTTGAGTACTGCCGTGGAATTATTCTCAGTGAACGGCTGCCTTTTCTCTGGTTTTGCTTCTTTAAGCACTCCTCTTTCCTATAAAGAACGAGCCAGTGAGAGACAAAGCTTTTTTTTTTACTAATAACTAATCCTGCAGCACAATGAGAGTTGGAGGGTGCAGAAACTCACATCAGTCCTTAGCCTGAATGGCCTAGGGTTGGTAGTTTTCTTGAGCTTTCCTGGTTGCTCTTGATGCACTTTGCTCTGCAGTTTAGCCACCTGCATTTGATCCACAACAGCATGTCAGGTTCTTCACATCCTAACTGCAGGTAAAAAGCTCCCCTTCTTTTTTCAGTACCATCAGTTCACCGTCACAGTTACCTTCAGAGCAACATTCTCGTTCAGAGGAACGTTCTCATTGTTCTCCAACTGTCTGTTTTCATTTTCAGAATGTGAATTGTTCAATGCTTCTTCATCACTCGGAGCACTCGACAGATTCTCCTTGTTGTCATTGGAATTGTCAGCTCGTGATGTATCCACCTCGATTCTCAATTCCTGCAGCACCACCTTCCTCTCCTGATCGGAGGCAGCAGTTTCTGCAAGTGAGTTCTCGTCTGCATCAGTGCTGCTGCAACCGTTTCGGTTCTCCCCATCAGGTTCGGCATGGGCACACTTCCGTGAGCGTCCTAAGATTTTCTTCTTGGCATTCGTCTTAGATTCTTGCCCCCGCTTCTCGCTCTTGGCCACCGTGGTCTCCTCGCCTTTCTTGGCAGTCTTCGGATTCTTCAGCTGAGACATGTACCTGCTCGGCACCT
This portion of the Zea mays cultivar B73 chromosome 2, Zm-B73-REFERENCE-NAM-5.0, whole genome shotgun sequence genome encodes:
- the LOC100383355 gene encoding uncharacterized protein isoform X1 codes for the protein MSQLKNPKTAKKGEETTVAKSEKRGQESKTNAKKKILGRSRKCAHAEPDGENRNGCSSTDADENSLAETAASDQERKVVLQELRIEVDTSRADNSNDNKENLSSAPSDEEALNNSHSENENRQLENNENVPLNENVALKVAKLQSKVHQEQPGKLKKTTNPRPFRLRTDERGVLKEAKPEKRQPFTENNSTAVLKDANRGVTKKRSTQIVTAQQLDESSSRPAVNSIQCRAVKPERVSRVASSTRRAKTASDLMAPSSRTGKKRKAATVKLSRIQTPAA